A genomic window from Salvia hispanica cultivar TCC Black 2014 chromosome 5, UniMelb_Shisp_WGS_1.0, whole genome shotgun sequence includes:
- the LOC125189500 gene encoding probable transcriptional regulator SLK3: NSFIQDPTAISQLQKKPRLDIKQEDIMQQQVLQQLLQKQDPMHLQNPNPQLQALIQQQRLRQQQQQHREQQQLLQSMPPMQRVQLMQQQQQQQLRQQLLQQGMQPASGIKRPYDGGGVCSRRLMQYLYHQRQRPADNTIAYWRKFVAEYYSPRAKKRWCLSLYDNVGHHSLGVFPQAGNDAWQCDICGSKSGRGFEATFEVLPRLNEIKFGSGVIDELLFLDLPRECRFPSGMMMLQYAKAVQESVYEQLRVVREGQLRIIFTPDLKILSWEFCARHHEELLARRLVAPQVNQLLQVAQKCQSTTRYTSKYCTTTTTSHVIYFAEGLKNFPRDTSTPKVQMQKMQEMEQVGGLPSDRNTLNKLMSLNPGLNGSISNNQQLVGRGALTGSAQAALALTNYQNLLTRQNSMNSAHSSHQQDASSPFSTSSQPTTPGILPGSFQNQPAGSFSGGQASQRQQLMQQHLTNGNGPLHQHHSQGSQALQQQMIQQLLQDMSNKNNGTAPPHQSLSAQSQGGNFSREGAGFRSSPTISGAGNAPGNSAGRPPSRSNSFNTSNAEPPTTAGNSIGFSEKTSDLSQNLHLSDELVPDVPHEFSENGFFNDDLDDSMNFDWKA; encoded by the exons AATTCTTTCATTCAGGATCCAACTGCTATTTCTCAGCTACAAAAGAAACCCCGATTGGATATTAAGCAGGAAGATATTATGCAGCAGCAGGTTTTGCAACAGCTGTTGCAGAAACAAGATCCCATGCATTTACAGAACCCCAATCCTCAGTTGCAAGCTCTAATTCAACAACAGAGACTAAGACAGCAACAGCAACAGCATCGGGAACAGCAACAGCTTCTTCAGTCTATGCCCCCCATGCAGAGAGTTCAGTTGATGCAGCaacaacagcagcagcagctaAGACAGCAGCTTCTACAACAGGGAATGCAGCCTGCGTCTGGAATAAAGCGCCCCTATGATGGTGGTGGTGTCTGTTCACGTCGACTAATGCAGTACTTGTATCACCAGAGACAGAGACCTGCT GACAATACTATTGCCTATTGGAGAAAATTTGTAGCTGAGTATTACTCTCCACGTGCAAAGAAGAGGTGGTGTCTATCCTTATATGATAATGTGGGGCATCATTCCCTAGGAGTATTCCCCCAGGCAGGAAAT GATGCATGGCAGTGTGACATTTGTGGGTCAAAATCTGGAAGGGGATTTG AAGCGACATTTGAAGTGCTCCCCAGACtcaatgaaatcaaatttggtAGTGGTGTCATCGATGAGCTTCTTTTTCTGGACTTGCCTCGTGAATGTAGATTTCCTTCAGGAATGATGATGCTGCAGTATGCCAAGGCAGTCCAAGAAAGTGTATATGAACAACTTCGCGTGGTTCGTGAGGGCCAGCTTCGCATCATTTTCACCCCTGATCTTAAGAT ATTATCATGGGAGTTTTGTGCACGTCATCATGAAGAACTTCTTGCTCGCAGATTGGTTGCACCACAG GTGAATCAATTACTGCAAGTTGCACAAAAATGCCAAAGCACAACCAGATATACAAGCAAATA TTGTACGACTACGACTACGAGTCATGTCATTTATTTTGCAGAGGGCTTGAAGAATTTCCCCCGAGACACCTCCACGCCCAAGGTTCAGATGCAAAAGATGCAAGAAATGGAACAGGTGGGTGGTCTTCCTAGTGATCGCAACACACTCAACAAGCTGATGTCACTGAATCCCGGGCTTAATGGATCGATAAGCAATAACCAACAGCTGGTTGGTCGTGGTGCTCTGACTGGCTCAGCACAGGCTGCTCTTGCTTTGACTAACTACCAGAATTTGCTGACGAGACAAAACTCGATGAACTCAGCGCATAGCTCACATCAGCAGGATGCGTCTTCGCCTTTCAGTACATCCAGCCAGCCTACAACTCCGGGTATTTTGCCAGGTAGCTTTCAGAATCAACCAGCCGGCAGCTTCTCTGGTGGCCAAGCTTCTCAACGACAGCAGCTAATGCAGCAGCATTTGACAAATGGAAATGGCCCATTGCATCAACATCACTCTCAAGGCAGCCAAGCATTACAACAACAAATGATCCAGCAGCTTCTGCAAGATATgagcaataaaaataatgggACAGCTCCACCACATCAGTCCTTGTCTGCACAGAGTCAAGGTGGCAATTTTTCGAGGGAAGGTGCTGGCTTTAGGAGTTCCCCGACAATCAGTGGAGCTGGAAACGCACCAGGGAATAGTGCTGGACGGCCTCCAAGCAGAAGCAATAGTTTTAATACATCAAATGCTGAACCTCCTACTACTGCTGGGAACAGCATTGGATTCAGTGAAAAAACGTCGGATTTGTCCCAGAACCTGCATCTATCCGATGAGTTGGTTCCTGATGTCCCCCATGAGTTCTCGGAGAATGGTTTTTTTAACGATGATCTGGACGACAGCATGAACTTTGACTGGAAGGCTTGA
- the LOC125188497 gene encoding threonine--tRNA ligase, mitochondrial 1, with amino-acid sequence MQFCVLWRISFSLRRPLPLTYPCRRLFHPMGESAAGSKAKPSSIPAQPVYTKDEAYLQSVIPKRIALFESLQNDQKLKRLALSDEQITITLPDGKVKEGKKWNTSPFDVAKEISKSLASNALIAKVNGVLWDMNRPLEEDCKLALFTFDTDEGRDTFWHSSAHILGESLEQTYGCKLCIGPCTTRGEGFYYDAFYGDLGLNEDHFKHIEAAAKKAVDEKQPFERIEVTRQQAIDMFSDNPFKVEIIKDLPEDKTITVYRCGPLVDLCRGPHIPSTAFVKAFSCLKASSAYWRGNKDRESLQRVYGISFPDQKRLKEYKAMLEEAKKYDHRELTKKQELFFFHPLSPGSCFFLPHGSRVCNKLLEFIRSQYWKRGYEEVWTPNMYNMQLWETSGHAANYKENMFVFEVEKQEFGLKPMNCPGHCLIFDHRVRSYRELPLRLADFGVLHRNEASGALTGLTRVRRFQQDDAHIFCRESQIKDEVKGVLEFISCVYEIFGFTFDLKLSTRPEKYLGDVETWERAETALTEALNEFGKPWEINEGDGAFYGPKIDISVSDAMRRKFQCATLQLDFQLPARFKLSYSAEDENKTETPVMIHRAILGSVERMFAILLEHYKGKWPFWLSPRQAIVCPVSDKSQSYALEVRDRIHDAGYYVDVDTTDRTINKKVREAQLAQYNYILVVGEKEVGTGQVAVRVRDKNDAPLKHIDDLLLQFKDEVASFR; translated from the exons ATGCAATTCTGTGTCTTGTGGCGCATCTCCTTCTCCCTCCGCCGTCCTCTGCCTCTCACCTACCCCTGCCGCCGCCTTTTCCATCCGATGGGAGAATCCGCCGCTGGAAGCAAGGCTAAGCCTAGCTCGATCCCTGCTCAACCCGTCTACACCAAAGACGAAGCGTATCTTCAATCCGTCATCCCCAAACGCATCGCGCTCTTCGAATCCCTCCAAAATGACCAAAAGCTTAAGCGATTGGCGCTTTCAGACGAACAAATTAC GATTACATTGCCCGATGGGAAGGTTAAGGAAGGGAAGAAATGGAACACCTCGCCGTTTGATGTGGCGAAGGAGATTTCAAAGAGCTTGGCGTCGAATGCCCTGATTGCGAAGGTTAATGGGGTTTTGTGGGATATGAATCGGCCTCTGGAAGAAGATTGCAAGCTTGCACTCTTTACTTTCGACACTGACGAAGGGCGCGATACATTCTGGCATTCGAGTGCGCACATTCTTGGCGAA TCGTTGGAGCAAACATATGGATGTAAACTATGCATTGGGCCGTGTACCACCAGAGGGGAG GGATTTTACTACGATGCATTTTATGGCGATTTAGGATTGAACGAGGATCACTTTAAACATATTGAAGCAGCTGCCAAGAAAGCTGTTGAT GAAAAACAACCTTTCGAGCGTATTGAAGTGACAAGGCAGCAGGCTATCGACATGTTCTCTGATAATCCTTTTAAG gttgaaattataaaagatttaCCCGAAGATAAAACTATAACGGTATACAGATGTGGTCCTTTGGTTGATCTGTGTCGTGGACCTCACATACCAAGTACTGCTTTTGTGAAAGCGTTTAGTTGCTTGAAG GCTTCATCTGCTTATTGGCGTGGAAATAAAGACCGTGAGAGCTTGCAGAGGGTTTATGGCATATCTTTTCCAGACCAAAAGCGTTTGAag GAATATAAGGCCATGCTTGAAGAAGCTAAAAAATATGATCACAGAGAACTCACTAAAAAGCaagaacttttcttttttcaccCTCTAAG CCCGGGAAGTTGTTTCTTTCTACCTCATGGCTCTCGAGTTTGCAACAAGTTGCTGGAATTTATACGGAGTCAGTACTGGAAGAGAGGTTATGAGGAG GTTTGGACTCCAAATATGTACAATATGCAGCTGTGGGAAACATCTGGTCATGCTGCAAACTACAAGGAAAATATGTTTGTGTTTGAG GTAGAGAAGCAAGAATTTGGACTCAAGCCAATGAACTGCCCTGGCCATTGTTTAATATTTGATCATAGAGTGCGTTCATATAGAG AGCTTCCACTCCGCCTGGCTGATTTTGGGGTCTTGCATCGCAATGAGGCAAGCGGTGCTCTTACTGGGTTGACCCGTGTGAGGCGGTTTCAGCAG GATGATGCTCATATCTTCTGCAGGGAGTCTCAA ATTAAAGACGAAGTCAAGGGTGTCTTAGAATTTATCAGTTGcgtttatgaaatatttggcTTCACTTTTGACCTGAAGTTATCGACG AGGCCAGAGAAATATCTTGGAGATGTTGAAACATGGGAAAGGGCTGAAACTGCTCTTACAGAAGCACTGAATGAGTTTGGAAAGCCCTGGGAG ATAAATGAAGGTGATGGAGCATTTTACGGGCCGAAGATAGATATCAGTGTTTCTGATGCAATGAGAAGAAAATTCCAGTGTGCAACATTGCAG TTGGACTTTCAACTCCCTGCTCGTTTCAAATTATCTTACTCAGCGGAAGACGAAAACAAGACAGAAACACCTGTAATGATTCACCGAGCAATTCTTGGTTCTGTTGAACGAATGTTTGCTATACTATTGGAGCACTACAAGGGGAAGTGGCCTTTTTGGCTAAGTCCTCGCCAAGCAATAGTATGCCCTGTTTCTGACAAATCACAAAGTTATGCCCTAGAG GTACGGGATCGCATACATGATGCTGGGTATTATGTTGATGTTGACACAACTGACAggacaattaataaaaag GTACGAGAAGCTCAATTGGCTCAGTACAACTATATCTTAGTTGTTGGGGAGAAAGAAGTTGGAACCGGACAG GTGGCTGTGCGAGTCAGAGACAAAAATGATGCTCCCCTGAAGCACATCGACGATCTACTGCTACAATTTAAGGACGAGGTTGCATCTTTTAGGTAG